The Anoxybacillus flavithermus genome has a segment encoding these proteins:
- a CDS encoding orotate phosphoribosyltransferase gives MKREIAKQLLSIGAVSLSPNEPFTWSSGIQAPIYCDNRLTLAYPAVRKRIADELTSLIRTHFPNVEVIAGTATAGIPHAAWVSERLDVPMCYVRSQAKGHGKGKQIEGKVERGQRVVVVEDLISTGGSSLNAVRALREAGCHVLGVVAIFTYGLQKGKRAFQQEQVPYYTVTDYDTLIETATELSIITEKERATLHHWREQLEA, from the coding sequence ATGAAAAGAGAAATCGCAAAACAATTGCTTTCGATCGGTGCAGTATCGTTAAGCCCAAACGAACCGTTTACGTGGTCTTCCGGCATACAAGCTCCTATTTATTGCGACAATCGGCTAACGCTAGCGTATCCAGCGGTGAGAAAAAGGATTGCCGATGAACTCACTTCGCTTATTCGTACGCATTTTCCGAATGTGGAAGTTATCGCTGGCACGGCCACCGCAGGCATTCCCCATGCGGCATGGGTGAGCGAACGACTCGATGTACCGATGTGTTATGTGCGCAGTCAAGCAAAAGGACATGGAAAAGGAAAACAAATTGAAGGGAAAGTCGAACGAGGGCAACGCGTTGTCGTCGTAGAAGATTTAATTTCAACAGGTGGCAGCTCGCTAAATGCGGTGCGCGCTTTACGCGAAGCAGGATGCCATGTGCTTGGCGTCGTTGCCATTTTTACATACGGATTACAAAAAGGCAAACGAGCATTTCAGCAAGAACAAGTCCCATACTACACCGTCACCGATTACGATACGCTCATCGAAACAGCAACAGAGCTTAGTATCATCACCGAAAAAGAGCGAGCAACACTACATCATTGGCGGGAGCAATTAGAAGCATAA
- a CDS encoding orotidine 5'-phosphate decarboxylase, producing MDKPFIVALDFASKQEVNEFLRPFSRTSLFVKVGMELYFQEGPAIIDELKQRGHDIFLDLKLHDIPHTVKRAMKGLAKLGVDLVNVHASGGSAMMRAAIEGLEEGTPHGMNRPRCIAVTQLTSTSEQMLRDELCMERTMEEIVLHYAELAKTSGLDGVVCSAKEVPLIRERCGEQFLTVTPGIRFANDDKNDQVRVVTPHEAKQLGTNYIVIGRSITKAHDPYAAYERLKREWDGGQ from the coding sequence ATGGACAAACCGTTTATTGTGGCGCTTGATTTTGCATCGAAACAGGAAGTGAATGAGTTTTTACGACCGTTTTCTCGTACATCGTTGTTTGTTAAAGTCGGCATGGAGCTATATTTTCAAGAAGGTCCAGCGATCATCGACGAATTAAAGCAGCGCGGACATGATATTTTTTTAGATTTAAAGCTTCATGATATTCCGCATACAGTAAAACGAGCAATGAAAGGATTGGCGAAATTAGGCGTTGATTTAGTGAACGTTCATGCATCAGGAGGAAGCGCGATGATGCGCGCAGCGATCGAAGGATTAGAAGAAGGAACACCGCACGGGATGAACCGTCCCCGGTGCATTGCGGTAACGCAGCTGACAAGTACAAGTGAACAAATGCTTCGTGATGAGCTTTGCATGGAGCGAACGATGGAAGAAATCGTGCTTCATTATGCGGAGCTTGCCAAAACAAGTGGACTTGATGGTGTCGTCTGCTCGGCGAAAGAAGTACCGCTCATTCGCGAACGATGCGGGGAACAGTTTTTGACAGTTACTCCTGGGATTCGCTTTGCGAACGATGACAAAAACGACCAAGTTCGCGTCGTGACACCGCATGAAGCCAAACAGCTTGGAACAAATTATATCGTCATCGGACGAAGCATTACAAAAGCACATGATCCATATGCAGCATATGAGCGGTTAAAACGAGAATGGGATGGTGGACAATAA
- a CDS encoding dihydroorotate dehydrogenase, with amino-acid sequence MNRLAVELPGLSLKNPIMPASGCFGFGREYAKFYDLSVLGAMMIKATTLEARFGNPTPRVAETPSGMLNAIGLQNPGVDYVLAEELPWLAQYDVPIIANVAGSTVEEYVEVAKRISKAPNVHALELNISCPNVKKGGIAFGTVPEVAAELTRAVKEVSDVPVYVKLSPNVTNIVAMAKAIEQAGADGLTMINTLVGMRIDVKTGKPILANGTGGLSGPAIKPIAIRMIYEVSQAVSLPIIGMGGIQSAEDVIEFFYAGASAVAIGTANFIDPYVCPNIIAELPALLDELGFDHISECTGRSWNNGQTVYCGA; translated from the coding sequence ATGAACCGATTAGCAGTCGAATTGCCAGGACTTTCATTAAAAAATCCGATTATGCCTGCTTCAGGTTGTTTCGGATTTGGACGGGAATACGCGAAATTTTACGATTTAAGCGTTCTCGGAGCAATGATGATTAAAGCGACGACGCTTGAGGCGCGCTTTGGCAATCCAACGCCAAGGGTTGCGGAGACGCCAAGCGGCATGTTAAATGCAATCGGGTTGCAAAATCCTGGCGTTGATTATGTGCTTGCTGAAGAATTGCCGTGGTTAGCGCAATACGACGTACCGATTATCGCCAACGTGGCCGGCTCGACTGTAGAAGAATATGTAGAAGTCGCCAAACGCATATCAAAAGCGCCAAACGTTCATGCGCTCGAGTTAAACATTTCATGCCCAAACGTGAAAAAGGGGGGCATCGCATTCGGAACGGTCCCAGAAGTCGCTGCGGAGCTGACGCGGGCGGTAAAAGAAGTGTCGGACGTGCCTGTTTATGTGAAACTATCACCGAATGTCACGAATATCGTCGCGATGGCGAAAGCGATTGAACAAGCAGGCGCGGACGGATTGACGATGATTAATACGTTAGTTGGCATGCGCATCGACGTCAAAACAGGGAAGCCGATTTTAGCGAACGGAACAGGCGGATTATCTGGTCCAGCCATTAAACCGATTGCCATTCGAATGATTTATGAAGTAAGCCAAGCGGTATCGCTTCCGATTATTGGCATGGGCGGCATTCAAAGCGCCGAAGATGTCATCGAGTTTTTCTATGCCGGTGCAAGCGCGGTGGCGATTGGAACAGCGAATTTTATCGACCCGTACGTTTGTCCGAACATTATTGCCGAACTGCCGGCATTGCTTGATGAGCTTGGCTTTGACCATATTTCCGAATGTACGGGAAGGAGTTGGAACAATGGACAAACCGTTTATTGTGGCGCTTGA
- a CDS encoding WYL domain-containing protein, giving the protein MIEQHSKFWRILYIYDRLRKGEVILKKQEADRFSVDEKTIQRDIDDLRTYITDTFYDLVTIEYDRQKKGYVWREKETKQRCLTNEDILILSKILLESRALKREEMDELLDKFISLADTKSRSFIENMIKNERFHYVSLYHRKPLIRSIWDLSEAVYTKKMVVVKYKKEGSDETVIRKLKPVGIVFSEYYFYLIAFLTDYEFNFPTIYRIDRIVRYEVTDERFKLDYATRFEEGEFRKRIQFMHAGELMKIVFRYWGPSLQAILDRLPTAKVIGKDGQASIIEAEVYGRGIKMWLLSQAQFLEVMKPKEFREEMRKTIEEMLGNYTQT; this is encoded by the coding sequence GTGATTGAGCAGCATTCGAAGTTTTGGAGAATTTTGTATATTTACGATCGCTTACGTAAAGGTGAGGTGATTTTAAAAAAGCAAGAAGCGGACCGCTTTAGTGTAGATGAAAAAACGATTCAAAGAGACATCGATGATTTGCGAACATATATTACGGACACGTTTTATGATTTAGTGACAATCGAATATGATCGTCAAAAAAAGGGATATGTTTGGCGAGAGAAGGAAACAAAACAAAGATGTCTAACGAATGAAGATATTCTCATCCTGTCGAAAATATTGCTTGAAAGTCGTGCGCTCAAGAGAGAAGAGATGGACGAACTGCTTGACAAGTTCATTTCATTAGCTGACACAAAATCGCGTTCGTTTATTGAAAACATGATCAAAAACGAACGTTTTCATTACGTATCTTTGTATCATCGCAAACCGCTCATCCGCTCTATCTGGGATTTAAGCGAAGCGGTTTACACGAAGAAGATGGTTGTTGTCAAGTATAAAAAGGAGGGGAGTGACGAGACGGTTATAAGAAAACTAAAACCTGTAGGCATTGTTTTTTCTGAGTATTATTTTTATCTCATTGCTTTTTTAACAGACTATGAGTTTAATTTTCCGACCATTTATCGCATAGATCGAATTGTTCGCTATGAAGTGACTGATGAACGTTTTAAATTGGACTATGCGACGAGGTTTGAAGAAGGAGAGTTTCGCAAACGCATCCAATTTATGCATGCAGGCGAACTGATGAAAATTGTCTTTCGTTATTGGGGTCCTTCGTTACAAGCGATTTTAGATCGCTTGCCAACAGCAAAAGTAATCGGAAAAGATGGACAAGCGTCCATCATCGAGGCGGAAGTGTACGGTCGTGGCATTAAAATGTGGCTATTAAGCCAAGCACAATTTTTGGAGGTGATGAAGCCAAAAGAATTTCGTGAAGAGATGAGAAAGACGATTGAGGAGATGTTGGGGAATTATACTCAAACTTAG